The Drosophila sechellia strain sech25 chromosome 2R, ASM438219v1, whole genome shotgun sequence nucleotide sequence TTGCCACTCGGTTTTAAAAGTTCTCAGAGTCGCAGCAATGCAAAAATCTATTATATTTTTGGTAATCTCGTTGTGCCTGGGTTCAAGTTATTCAACAACCTGCAAAGTAAGTGGAGTAGAGAAGCGGTTTGGAAATGCTATATACTTGAATTCACATCTCTTCCCAGGGCGATGAATGCGATTCCCAGTGTGCTGCATATTGCTACGGGGTCTTGAATCCCTGCATGGCGAACCTGGGCACTTTGCAACGAAGGATTGAAGCCTGTGAATCGGCTGTTACAATAGCGAGAATAGCCCTAAATGACCGAAGACTGGACAACTTTGGCACTTCAATGAACTTACAGCTGGAAAAGCAAAATACTTCGCAACTACTGCTGACACACGGTACACCAATGGCCAGAaaactggaaaaaaatgaCACTTTTCAACAACTGGGAAGCAAATACTACTACATCGAAAAGGAACAAAAGCTAAACTGGCACGATGCTTTGGATAAATGCCGCAAAATGGGTGGCCATCTGACCAGTCTGCAAAGTCAGCAGGAATTGGATGGATTCAATAGCCAACTTAATGGCCTGAATCGCTACTGGATCGACGTGACCAGTCAGTTCAACGAAAGTGAATTCGTGTCTGTAACCAAAGGATCGAAGGCAAATTTTTTGAGTTGGGCTGAGGGTGAACCCACAAAAGATGGAAAGTGTGTGGATATCAGAACATTCAACGGAAAAACTACCATGAACGATAACGCATGTTCTGCCaatctattttttatttgcgaaaaatcttttgaaatataaaaccaaaatatttATCTCTTTTAAGTtaatagtagtttttgaattCTGACATATAACACATGGTTTATAGAGGAAATTAGTATAAGGTATATTGGGATACGACTTTATTTacgaatatacatataatccTATATGAACTGACcactttttcattattttgtGTCAGCACTCTCCATGCTCTCAAGGTTTTCCATTGGCTACAAAAAGTCTGGCAAGACTCTTCCCCCGATcgcgatatatatatatgtacacatacgATATAGAGATCGATTGGCTTACGCATGTGCAGTGGAAACCGAAGCTCGACATTTACGCTTAAATCATATTTTATGGCTTTTCAGCTGAAAATCGAATGCTAACTTGTTTGTTTCGTTCTGCTTTTCAGCGGCATTTTGGCGATTGTTGTTGTGTTCTGCTTGTTGGCCAATTCAATTCAAGTTCGCATCGGGCCAAAGCCAAAGTCGAAGTCGAAGTCGAAGTTTGTTCAACCAACTCGATTCGATTGCGATCGCGATCgcgaattgaaaacaaaaacgtgAACGTTGCACGCACCAAGTTaacttgtttttcttttgtttatttggctTAACTACGTCTGCATAATTAAAGCCAGATAATGGGCATGTTAAGAATAAACTTCATTGAACTATGCATTTAATTCAGAACTTAATTTTATTACTGATGATACCATTAAACAATTGTCGGTACATAGTTTGTTAGTATTTGTTCTGTAAAATTAAGCTTTAATTTCAGCAGCAAGTAATTTTCCTATACTAAAACAATGTGTTTAATTGAAGCCCCTAATAAAAGCCAATCCCTCTAGCTGAATTTTCGATAACAATCGGTTAACATGACATGACAATTTACAACCCACATTCAAATCGGTTAATATGAATTTTTCCATGCACGTACACAATTGTTGTTTGCTATTTTCTCTAAGCTTTTTCAGCTgcattaaatttcattttctttgaTTAACTTCCTCTTTGCCGCCTTTCGAGCGATCGCCGCATGCAAACTGAATACAAATGTGGATCTTCTAGAGATTTGCATTTGAAGTGCCGATCTCGAGGGGTaactcaatagcccaagcagATGCCTTGTAATATCGTATTTCTTGACTTGTTTCTAGCACTATTACTGGACTAGCAATTCCACGGCGCTCGATCGCCGGCAATTAGCACGTTTTCCAATTTGACGCCACGCGTCTTGCTCCAT carries:
- the LOC6608675 gene encoding C-type lectin 37Db, translated to MQKSIIFLVISLCLGSSYSTTCKGDECDSQCAAYCYGVLNPCMANLGTLQRRIEACESAVTIARIALNDRRLDNFGTSMNLQLEKQNTSQLLLTHGTPMARKLEKNDTFQQLGSKYYYIEKEQKLNWHDALDKCRKMGGHLTSLQSQQELDGFNSQLNGLNRYWIDVTSQFNESEFVSVTKGSKANFLSWAEGEPTKDGKCVDIRTFNGKTTMNDNACSANLFFICEKSFEI